The following are from one region of the Cytobacillus firmus genome:
- a CDS encoding Rieske (2Fe-2S) protein, translating to MSDKNNKIPFNEDNYTHNIERNNERKLDRRGFMKTLVGAAGVFAVSSLPWGAVAAKELMGLGEKEYPHKKITDVSKLPIGDAVEFKFPGDHDDAILIRLSDNKYVAYQNACTHLRCPVFWVKEQGEMICPCHHGKFDVETGAPTAGPPRRPLPEIQVKVENGAVYAVRVKRYEA from the coding sequence ATGTCTGATAAGAATAACAAGATTCCCTTTAATGAGGATAATTATACGCATAATATCGAACGGAATAATGAAAGAAAACTGGATAGACGGGGATTTATGAAGACCTTGGTTGGTGCTGCCGGCGTATTTGCGGTTTCCTCCCTTCCCTGGGGGGCGGTAGCTGCCAAAGAATTAATGGGGCTCGGTGAAAAAGAATATCCTCATAAGAAAATAACCGATGTAAGCAAACTGCCAATCGGCGATGCAGTAGAATTTAAGTTTCCGGGAGATCATGATGACGCGATATTAATCCGTTTATCAGATAACAAATATGTGGCCTACCAGAATGCATGTACACATTTGCGCTGCCCGGTATTTTGGGTGAAGGAGCAGGGTGAAATGATTTGCCCATGCCACCATGGCAAATTCGATGTGGAAACTGGTGCGCCAACTGCGGGACCGCCAAGAAGACCGCTTCCGGAAATCCAGGTTAAGGTGGAGAATGGCGCAGTTTATGCGGTGAGGGTGAAGCGTTATGAAGCGTAG